In Suricata suricatta isolate VVHF042 chromosome X, meerkat_22Aug2017_6uvM2_HiC, whole genome shotgun sequence, the DNA window GTCTAAAGGCTCTACCAATTATTTATTCCTGcgtaattttaatttcttttgacaCCGACACTTCTAGTAGTGTCCAAAGAGACTGAGAGAACACGTTATTAGCAGCTATatcataaaaatgattatttttaaagaatgtctcTCTGCTCATTATTGAAAATCTGACAcctaaacacatgaaaaaaatagaaaaaatttgccccttttgaaattataaaacatttttcccaattataattaaagtttttttgCATCAAAGTAAATTGTTAATTAGGAACCTGCTTATTTAAGCTGAGTAAGTCCAGTTTCCTCCTCAtcaaaataaccataaaaattctTTCCTCAAGGACTGTGATTGTCACATAAGGTAATATGTGAAAGTACCTTACAAAGTATGCAAATgttgggtacttttttttttcctttctgaaatatGTTATCAATTCTAGAAGACCAGAAATATGTCTTTGATATTCAGACTaaagatgtttatatattttagcctatttgaatttttataccTATTATGAACACAATAGTATTTCAACGTATATATGAAATTGAGTGGGAAGACTTCTCAGTAATTCAGACTAGACTTTTCTCAATGGATCTGAATTAACACATTTGCTGCCATTTTTAATCTacgtttttcaaaataaattctaaacagTTTGAGATTTTCAAATATGATTACATCTCTTAAACAGCAAAGACTTGTACTATACGATGTTTTAATAGCTCAGGCATTCTCTGAAATCAAATTGAGGAAGTCGTAATTATTTGTTTCTAgccaaaataaacactaagaataCAAACCAACTTATTCATCATAATCGACATTAAATTAAAGGTGGTACATGCATTATTTCCCACCCTGTAAAAAGCTGGTTAATATTTGGTCCATCCACAGTCCACAGGCCGACAATACTCCAGTGAAATCAGGAGACCTAGATAAACCCTGGCTGAGACTCACACCATTAAACAAAGTATTAATACCAGCTATTTTTCAGAAGAGTAAAAAATGTTGATTCTTTGTAGTAATAAATCCTGAAGCAAAAGCTTGCATTAAGCAGGAAGGCCAGTCTCTCTCAGATCAGAATTTCACAGCAAAATTTTCAGTGTACTAACAActctccttcatttaaaaaacattgcaGGAGCTTTAAAGGCAGCTAGTCAAACGCATCCTTTTGAACTCCCAGGATCTCACATGCAGGCAGGGTGCAGAAATATAACTTGGCTGCTTGTGAGACAGAACACAAGTCATCCTTGTCCTCAACTCTCGAGTTTCTAGCAAGACACCCAACAAATATGAATTCTGGAAGATTCTGTTCAAACTCTTGCTTAActggtttcacttttttttttctaatcgtATTTTGTTAAGGAAGAGCATGTGTGCAAGGCTGTGCATgaacacgcgcgcgcgcacacacacacatacacacgcatcTGAAACAACAGTCCAAACCTTTTGCTCAAGAAATTATGAAACAGGGTCTAGCAAGCAGGGCAAATTGGTACCCGAGAGTACCaaacacagaactgaaagaaCAAAGATCATTATTTCTGTCAGCCTGAAGAAAGGAGAGATTCTTGATTCCAGACCAGCACATCATTTCACGTGGCAGCAGAATGCATGGGATATTAACAAAGAGTCCTGAAACGCGCAGCAGTGTATGAATGTCTTTTTAGCTTGGCTGGACTTACCATTTCTAAATACAACGGTATTTACTAGCATTCTTTTTAGCAAATATCAATGTGCAACCataatcaattttaatttttttccagttttagacATACGATACTCTGGGGATTTAACCGAaggaattttttaagaaatgaatttccCATCACAGTTTTTACTTAGCATATCCATATCCAAGTTAAATATCAGTTATATTAACAAAACAGTAGGTTAGAATTCTCTAGGTTGATAGAAGTTATGTTTTTGTTAAATACCTTGTTTCTTTCTCCATCCTAATTTGCGTAATAATCATGAAACTTGCTGGCGGGTGGAGAGGGGGATTAGATCATTAAGTGTTTGCCTGTCATCCATTAAACATAAAGAGCAAAAGCCTAAACTGTGGCATCTTTTCTTTGAAACAAAGTGGAACCTGGGCTTTTAGGAGAAGATGCACCCTAAAAACTTATGGAAAACCCAGAGTAGACAggaaaggataaaatatttttcttctgtcctaGACCTGAAATCTCcacaaatttaaattaatgaaatcaaTTTTGAGATCTCAAGCAGTAGGACCATGTCCAGGGGTAATAAGCAGAGTGTGAGCCCAATGATCGGATTCCAGCTGCCAGCTTCAAATTAGACCAGGTAGGGTACTGCTCCCCTCAACTCTAAACTgctttttctggggcacctgggtggctttggtCGGTTGAGCCGTCCagcttgggctcaagtcatgatcttgtggttcgtgggttcgagccctgtgtcaggctctgtgctgacagctagctcagtgcctggagcctgcttcagattctgtatctccctctctctctgaccctcccctgttcacgttgcctctctccctcaaaaataaataaaacattagaaaaacatttaaataaactgctttttctgaatctgatGTTCTTAAAACTGTGGCTAATCAAAAGATTTTGCAAGTATGTTTTTGGTAGGGTAAGTTTTTCCAACAGCTGACAGGACTTAAGTTTTTCTTGGTGATATTATCTTCTGGATTTTAGAATTCCACCGAGAAGTAATCCCACGAGGAGAATCTTTCCTGTAGTATGGCTAGAATACTTCCTTGGTGGCAATTCTCCAACTGTATGATGCAATTTTTGTTAATTCTACTGATGGTTCATTCTAAGCCAGAAAGGTAATGGAGTAAAACTGAATGGCTCATGTGCATTTCATTCTGCAATAAAAGCCTAATCTTGAGGTTAAAAGGAAGCAATTAAAGAGGGAACAGATATACAGAGTCATTCTAATCACCAGACACCTCCACACCCAGAGCAGGTCTAACTAGGCACCTATTTCACTCTGAACAATCCCAGACCATGAACCTtttggcaggggcagggggtggggctggtCTGGGAAAAttaggaggggcagaaaaggcgCTTTTACCCCAGGTCCGCTGCAGTTCTTTAGGGCACACACTATCCCCCAAAGCATGCTCCCTGCTCCATCCAGGGCTGGGCTCTATTTTGGCACAGCACGTGAACTGGATGACAAATGAGCATTTCAAATAAGCGGTTTTCCTTACCCAAGGCGATATGCAAAATAGGGcagcggaaaaaaaaaaaggaagtatctgaattgtaacttctgcaacAGAATTCCACCCCTGTGTTTTACTGATATGATTAATATTTAACTTGGATATGAAAATGCCAGCATTTGAAAGTACACGATGTGTACTTTCATGATTTTCCCTTTGCATTTGCTAAATCCTCGGCATATCATATCTAATTaaaagccggggggggggggaagatgaGAAACAATTCTGAttccacatatttattttaaaaaccctgaaaatgCTAATAAATCCCACTGTGTTTAGAAATGGTAAGGCCAGCTAGATTAAAATGACATTCATAGATGGCTCAGCCTTTCAGGAGCCTTTGTTAGCATCCGGGGCATTCTGCTGCCTCGTGAAATGATGTGCTGGTCTGGAATCAAGAATCTCGCTTTTTCTTCAGGCTGACATATATAATGAACTGAGGCTGACATAAATAATGATCTTTGTTCTTTCAGTTTGATACTCTTATGCACCATTTACTCTCGCTGGGAGAACCCGTTCTataatacacagagaaaaataggataaaatcttGCAGGAGACCTTCAATCTTTAGTGAAGAACaccttttttattctgtttttttttaataactttcatGAATACTAGCCTAAGATACAGAAATCCTtgagaaataatctttaaaaaaattctatttgccAAAAGGTATTTACCAAACTGTCACATTTAAAGGATAACTTTACAGCAATTTCCACCTTTCTTTCAGGGAACCAATAGACAACTAATTTACAATATTATTTTGCCCCTTTTTGGCATTCCATCTGTTTGGGAGTCacctctacccctgccccaccccttaCAATCCTACCCACTCTCCAAGATCTGAGTCAAATGCTACGCTTCCCCAGTTCCTCTAAATCAGTGGTTTGTAGCCAAGGGTGACTTTGCCTCTAGGAGACATCAGGCAAGGTCTGGAGATATTCTTGTTTGTCACAAGTAACGGGTGCGGAGAATGCTACTGGCATCCagtaggtagaggccagggatgctgccaaGCGTCCCACAATGCACAGGGCAGGCCCCATAACAAAGAGCTCAGAATACTGAGTAATCTGCTCTAACTGCCCATAGTCTGTCCTTTCCCTGAATGCCCACAGCACCGTGCTTCACTTCTTTTATACTGTTTTGGGATGATTAACAAGACACCCATCATTCTCCACAACGGTATAGCAAGAAGAGCCAACTGTCAATTCTTTACACCAATATACACAGCGGCTGTGATGTAGTTAATTAAGGCAAAACAGGCTGCAGCGCTGACCTGGGTTTCTATTATACTGCTCCTGCACAGTAAAGTCTTCCAAGGCCCTTGATGGCAGGCTCCTGGGGTCAGGAAGGAAACCCGCCACGAAAGCAGCACATAAAGAATCTAGGCCTCCAAATGCAGTCTAAGACTCctgccagggggagggggaaaggcgaGAAACAATCCTGGGAGCCACGCAGATAAACAGGTGTTGGGTAAGAGACGCAAACTGAAGGTGACCCAAATTGAAGGGTGGTTAAGAAATAAATGTGAGGAATTCTCAGAAGCAAGTTTTAGAGTATTACAATTTTCCCTTTGAATTAAGAGCGGCCAACTTACAACAGTCACAGCATCTTCCTGACTTATTTGAATCTCATCAGTTCTCACTTGGACAAAGGTACTCTTCTAAGTATTAAGGACAAACATTCCTCAAGTCACCTTTACTTGTCAAAGTTTGATCTTCCACCTAGATCTGGGACTGACAGACATCAGAGCGCCGCGACTCAAGCTACAGGATTCAGAATCCATCACctatttttcagataaattaGTTAGCAAGCACAACCGCAAGCTTTGCAGGCCTCAGGTTACATCGATTCAACCTTACTTGATTTCAGCAAAGAAAATGCATATAGTGGGCTTTGTTCTAAAAGATCTTGGTCAGGGAATTTCCCTTAATATTTTCAGACACTCAGCTGAGTAGATTTTTTTCAATGCTCATTCCTACAACTGTGCATTCTGCTTACAAAAATGAAACccaaacaagaagaaaatcacaCGGGCAACtttcctattattattttaaaaaatgagcaatttTTGGTCaacaaaaaacttaaacataGTTAGCTTGAGATATAAAGCAATTCTATTTAATCATTCCCATAGGTAACCAAATAGATTCAAAGCCATTTACATCACACAAGctgcaaaatgaaataagcctAAAGAGAACTCGGagtaagaaagatttaaaaatttctttggaaattaTCCATCTGCCAACTGGAATTTTATTCAGTTTACTTCCTGTAGCTGTCTACattaatgaaggaaagaaagctgggAACGTTCTATGGAAGGtggttaatattttataaagatgacAACACTAAAACGTGTACACTTATGTCATTTGGCCAGTTaaaagtgtcagagagagaaactgagcgtGATGATGAAGACACAGTCACCACACAGAACTGGTTCAAACTTGAAATCGGCTTCCAATTTAGGAGAGATTATAGAAACATGAACACGGGGCTCAATCACCTACATGCGCCTGTCCTGCTTCAAAAACCTATACCGCGGGACGCCATCAACCCAACATGTGCTGGGTACAGTCTGAACGGTGACGCTGTAACAGAGGTGGCTACGTAGAAGGAAATAAACGTGTTCTCATCATATTCTCTATGCTAAAAGGCCAGTGTGCAAAAGCATTTTGAATAAAGCACTGTTGTCATCCTTCATTTTCAAAGGTGACACTACCTGACAGTAGATCTTGTCTGAAAAGATAAATTAGGGACCGTTAGTCTTTTCTCTGGGGAGCACATATAAGCCAGACCTTTGATTAGGAGTCATCACTGCAATCGGAAATGCCtgctgccatttgcaacactgcCTCCTAGACTTGAGGTCAGTCTAGGCTCCAAACAATCAATTCCATTCCTGAGGTTGTCAGGCCAGTGTGGCATTTGCTGTGGTTTCCCAGTCATCTAGGCTATTGGTTGCTTTACCTTATTATCTAACTGTTAATGTCGAAGTGGGACTACCTAACCAATTATAATCTAGATGAAAAGATCGTGATGTGAATACAATAATCCTACTTAAAATGCTCAGTAAGTTTTGTATAACCTTGCTTTTTCAAAaactccttcatttaaaaaaacttttatgaaGCTATCATTCAACTCCATGAAAGGTTTGAAGGTTCTGCTATTATTCTAATTAACtccattatttattaaattgaatAAAACTGTTGCCTGGGCTTGGGTGTGCCTCTTCTAACACATCACAGATGATTTTACCAGACTCTCATTTGGGCCATACATTCATAATGAAGTCAAGATACGTGTGCCACTGTCATTTGTTATTATCAGAGGTCACTTAAGTCCCTCAAGTGCAAGATACAGATGAACTTGATTAAATAATCATCCTGTTAGATCAAGCACTTGAGTGATTAGTAAATTGATGATTTCCATTACAGCAGCTCTCTAGCCTGGGACAGAAAGGTGTAAAAAACCTAGAACTAATCATCTCAAATTATTATTGGATGTAAAATCACCAGAACAGGAGAAAGGTGTAGTATCCATTAACTCACTCCACCCCAATGGCGTGTTGTCAATGGAGCAGAGACAGAACAGTcgttcacttttaaaaaaataaatcttagtgATAGGAATACATGCAATCTTGTACCTtcattttgcttatctgtatcttttttattttcttcactgacTGTTGACTATTTTGTGCTAcggtaaatgttattttaaaatcaaagagaTTGAAGGTAGCACAATGTGTATTAATATTAACCAGCCTTTTGTTACACTTGATCAAAAACAATACACCCTCTGGCTCCTAAGCTTCCATCAACAACTAACCTGCTCGGTATGGCCAGGATTGAGGTTCTTTTTTACTGGACGACACAAGTTGTACAACACTGATCTTGCTTCTCCGGCAGGGATGAATAGTTCATTTGCCTGACGATCTCAGCAAAAAGTTCATCCACCATTGATTTACTTTTTGCTGATGTTTCCATGAAAGGACAGCCCCATTCTTGAGCTAGAGCTCTGCCTTCTGAAGACATAACCTCTCTTTCTGGTTCCAGATCCACTTTGTTTCCCACTAGGATTAGTGGGACTTTTTCGTATCTCTTCACTCTGACAATCTGATCTCTCATTGGCTTGATATCCTATTCAGAGgatcacaaagagaaaaaaaaatcatgctgttTGCATAACCATAACCGAAGTTATTACAATATCACAATAACTCCTCAGGGAGTACAGAAAGCGTAAtccaaaataaaaccatacacCCGAaccaagaaaatgttattttctccacTGAGGGAGAAACTACATAAATTTCACAGATCTCACCGGCTGGGTCTCTgtcaagaatataaaatgtaggTTGCCCACAACCTAAGGCCTCACTGAGTCCCTTCTTCTCCCCAGTCTATGcagatttaaaaagtaagttcCCAAATATGATGAATCCATTTGTCATCAGGCCTGAAAACACCTGTTACCCAGCACAGGCCGCCATCTATGCACGGCTAGCCATTTAGCAAGAGTGCGTGAGAGAAAGTGCTGGAGGTGTCACCAAGAACACCGGTGCCTAGAAGACCGATTCAAAACAGATTCATAcacttaaacatttcattttaaattaatggtaGGCTTTTATCCCAGTAAAATCAAACACCTTAAAATGCACTGGAAATGAGTGTACCAGTGAGCAGCTCCGGGGAGAGACAAATGTGCTGATGAGCCTGGGCAGGAAGGAAGTCATACTTTTATTTGCCTGTGTTAGGTTTTACCACTTGAATTTTCTCCCACGTGTATTACTTTCTCTAATTACAATTCATTAGAAAAGATAAGAGCCTCAGCAATTCTCAGCATCAATTTTGGGGGATATTGATTTACGGCAATATTATAGAGAATACTAACTGTACACTTTTAGAACATTCTTCATAACTTAAAGGGCTTgacttaaatattaaacatttaatttgaaTAGTTAAATTGAATATTCACGTGCAGGATGAAAGAAAAACACgacagaaaatttatgaaaacatGATTATTTAATGTCTGCAACAATTTCATTTAATCATGTTATTAATTCGGTCTTCTAGGTTAAGCTTGTTTTCCCCGTGTCTTTATGGAAACACAAGTTCAAATGAGAAACCGAATTCATGACATGTAGGCTTGAAAGAGTTTAAGTCTCCACTGAAATAATGGCAGCTTTTCACTCCCTATTTATGCCTGTAACAGAAGTAGATATAATGGAAATCATATGAAAATCCCTCCAAAAGACTTGCAGCCTCAAAAGAGTCAGCTAATAGAATAACAAATCTCTCGAGGAtcctttagaaagaaaatgtcaaatagCACCTTTGGTCCTTCCTGGGGAAAAATGCTTTTATGATACTATTATTGCTTTGGAATTCAAGCCTACATAAAACGTACTTGAGTTTGGTCACAATACTTATTATCTTTGAGGAAAAATATCCTGAAGTTGTTATATGTGGTTACTGGAAAACTTCACGATAGTACTGTAATTTAAATGCTAAGAAAAGCGGAATTAGCACATTGTTTTCACTAAAGCACTTAATGTCTCCTAAGCAAGCAACATTAAGCACATACCTCcaaatgtagaaaaaattatCCATTTCCTAAATCAATGGAGGTCAATAGAATGGGTCAATATGaggttatttattttcaaggaatAAATAGCAACATTTACTGCATctcttaaaataatgttaaacttTCAGCGTGTCTCCCAGTGAAGGACAGGGAAGATATTCGGAAGAAATTGGGCCACCTCCAGCTTGGCCACCCAGCCAGGGTTAGCAATTTGCACTTGTTCAGTGTTCTCAGATccacatattttgtataaatatagTCAGTGTTATCAGAAACAACTCGGATCAACTGCAGAAGAGGAAGAGTCATTGCAGATCTTTGTTGCTTATAGTCTAGGTACTAGTCATTTCAATTAGTAACTTTCCTCATACGCCCCAAAGTCAAATGCCTAGAAGGCAGGTCTTGAGTTCTTCATCTTGCAACACTAAGATTTATGAATCTGGTTGAGAAACTTGGGTGAGAACAGaggaagaggtggggaagggagacagagaggaattACAGACACCGGCTCCAAATA includes these proteins:
- the RAP2C gene encoding ras-related protein Rap-2c isoform X2; this encodes MRDLYIKNGQGFILVYSLVNQQSFQDIKPMRDQIVRVKRYEKVPLILVGNKVDLEPEREVMSSEGRALAQEWGCPFMETSAKSKSMVDELFAEIVRQMNYSSLPEKQDQCCTTCVVQ
- the RAP2C gene encoding ras-related protein Rap-2c isoform X1, encoding MREYKVVVLGSGGVGKSALTVQFVTGTFIEKYDPTIEDFYRKEIEVDSSPSVLEILDTAGTEQFASMRDLYIKNGQGFILVYSLVNQQSFQDIKPMRDQIVRVKRYEKVPLILVGNKVDLEPEREVMSSEGRALAQEWGCPFMETSAKSKSMVDELFAEIVRQMNYSSLPEKQDQCCTTCVVQ